A window of the Radiobacillus deserti genome harbors these coding sequences:
- a CDS encoding PadR family transcriptional regulator, translating to MNVQFKKGVLELCVLVLISEKDQYGYELAQNISKRIDVAEGTLYPLLRRLTKENYFTTYLSESTEGPSRKYYSLTEAGRDYMQSLIKEWNVFSSAVNGLIKEAEKSE from the coding sequence ATGAATGTGCAATTTAAGAAGGGTGTTTTGGAGCTCTGTGTCCTAGTCTTAATCTCAGAAAAGGATCAATACGGATATGAACTAGCTCAGAATATTTCCAAACGAATAGATGTAGCCGAAGGAACTTTATATCCTTTGCTTAGACGATTAACAAAAGAAAATTATTTTACGACTTATTTGTCAGAATCAACGGAAGGACCATCGCGTAAATATTATTCCTTAACAGAAGCGGGGCGTGATTATATGCAATCCTTAATTAAGGAATGGAACGTGTTTAGCAGTGCGGTAAATGGACTAATCAAGGAGGCAGAGAAAAGTGAATAA
- a CDS encoding PLP-dependent aspartate aminotransferase family protein has product MVKSFYQQGIETLLLHGGQEPDPTTGSRAVPIYQTTSYVFRDTEHAQNLFALAEPGNIYSRIMNPTVDAFERRIALLEDGIGAVATSSGAAAITLSILNIANAGDEIVADSNLYGGTFNLFQKTLPKYGITVKFVDGSDPENYRKAITDKTKAIYGEIITNPSLQILDVENVAAIAHEHGIPLIVDNTFATPYLAKPLSWGADIVVHSATKWIGGHGTAIGGVVVDGGKFDWNNPKFPEFTEPDESYNGLRYAQDIGPAAFSIKLRVQLLRDIGACLSPQNAFIFLQGLETLNLRVQKHNEHAQKVVEYLSNHPAVEWVTYPGVKEHPSHELAHKYLNGHYGSIVIFGIKGGREAGRKLIDSIQLFSHVANVGDAKSLIIHPASTTHQQLNEDSLKQSGVTEELVRLSIGLESPEDIIRDLDQAIAKATGFNKTIKETTDQVVKWALQSPFDRSSGQPRQKVIAFVGSTDNPASDIYQESLKLQQFGFQIVHAGANLDSLASIESEIDIVYVTQSGLDQLSFSDIESLKTKILWLNSSTSVLQNTEAPDLSGVTVVESRNIYEEALKARGYQAKELTEIGL; this is encoded by the coding sequence ATGGTAAAATCTTTTTATCAACAAGGAATTGAAACACTATTACTTCACGGAGGTCAAGAGCCAGATCCAACTACTGGATCTAGAGCTGTTCCCATTTATCAAACAACATCTTATGTTTTTCGAGACACAGAGCATGCCCAAAACTTATTCGCATTAGCAGAGCCAGGGAACATTTATTCCAGAATTATGAACCCCACAGTAGATGCGTTTGAGCGTCGAATTGCGTTATTAGAAGATGGAATCGGGGCTGTCGCTACATCTTCTGGTGCTGCAGCGATTACCTTATCTATTTTAAATATTGCAAATGCTGGAGATGAAATTGTTGCAGATAGTAATTTGTACGGAGGCACCTTTAATTTGTTCCAAAAAACATTACCCAAATACGGTATTACAGTGAAGTTTGTAGATGGGTCAGACCCAGAGAATTATCGAAAAGCGATCACAGATAAAACAAAAGCCATTTACGGAGAAATCATTACAAATCCGAGTTTGCAAATTTTGGATGTTGAAAATGTCGCCGCCATTGCACATGAGCATGGCATTCCGTTGATTGTAGATAATACTTTTGCCACCCCTTACCTCGCAAAGCCTCTATCATGGGGAGCAGACATTGTCGTTCATTCCGCAACAAAATGGATTGGTGGGCACGGAACGGCAATTGGAGGCGTAGTCGTAGACGGAGGGAAGTTTGATTGGAACAATCCTAAATTCCCGGAATTTACGGAACCAGATGAAAGCTATAATGGATTACGATATGCACAGGATATTGGTCCCGCTGCTTTTTCTATTAAACTAAGAGTTCAATTACTGCGAGATATTGGGGCATGTTTAAGTCCTCAAAATGCGTTTATATTTTTACAAGGATTAGAAACGTTAAATCTCCGAGTTCAAAAACATAATGAACATGCGCAGAAGGTTGTGGAATACTTATCTAATCACCCAGCTGTAGAATGGGTCACTTACCCAGGGGTGAAGGAGCACCCTTCGCATGAATTAGCACATAAATATTTAAATGGACATTACGGGTCCATTGTTATTTTCGGAATTAAAGGAGGAAGAGAAGCAGGCCGGAAACTAATTGATTCTATTCAGCTTTTCTCCCATGTGGCAAATGTTGGGGATGCAAAATCACTGATTATTCACCCTGCTTCTACGACACATCAACAGCTAAATGAGGATAGTCTTAAGCAAAGTGGTGTAACAGAGGAATTGGTAAGACTTTCAATCGGACTAGAATCTCCTGAGGATATTATCCGAGACTTAGATCAGGCAATTGCGAAAGCTACCGGATTTAATAAAACGATAAAAGAAACAACGGATCAAGTTGTAAAATGGGCACTTCAATCCCCATTTGACCGTTCATCGGGGCAGCCGAGACAAAAAGTTATCGCATTTGTAGGATCAACGGATAATCCAGCTAGTGATATTTATCAAGAGTCCTTAAAGTTGCAGCAATTCGGATTTCAAATCGTTCATGCGGGGGCGAACTTAGACTCATTAGCTTCCATAGAAAGCGAGATTGATATTGTATATGTGACGCAATCTGGACTAGACCAACTATCTTTCTCTGATATTGAATCATTGAAAACGAAGATTCTATGGCTAAATTCTTCTACCTCTGTATTACAAAATACAGAAGCTCCTGATTTAAGCGGGGTTACGGTAGTGGAAAGCCGAAATATTTATGAAGAAGCATTGAAAGCTAGAGGTTATCAAGCTAAAGAGCTTACAGAAATAGGACTATAA
- a CDS encoding cation diffusion facilitator family transporter, producing the protein MGHDHSHGHDHTHGANKKALLISFIFIAGFMIVEVIGGFLTNSLALLSDAGHMFSDAVALGVGLIAFIIGEKAADYSKTYGYKRFEILAALFNGITLTLIALYIFYEAYHRFTEPPEVASVGMLIIAIIGLLVNVVVAWILMRGDTEENLNVRAAFLHVLGDMLGSVGAIIAAILIMAFGWGWADPLASVIVALLVLISGWRVTKDSLHVLMEGTPKNVNLDDIVATLNGVPGLSSIHDLHVWSITSGQNALSCHAVVTENISLIESQAMLRDIEHLLQHKGIGHITIQLENEEHPHEDSIMCQMEEQEGHTHHHHGHSH; encoded by the coding sequence ATGGGACATGATCACAGTCACGGCCATGACCATACACATGGTGCAAATAAAAAGGCTTTACTCATTAGTTTTATCTTTATCGCAGGCTTCATGATTGTAGAAGTTATTGGAGGATTTTTAACCAATAGTCTAGCTTTATTATCAGATGCCGGACATATGTTCAGTGATGCTGTAGCATTAGGAGTAGGACTGATTGCTTTTATTATCGGAGAAAAAGCGGCAGACTACAGCAAGACATATGGATATAAACGATTTGAAATTTTAGCTGCTTTATTTAATGGAATTACACTTACCTTAATTGCGCTATATATTTTTTATGAGGCGTACCATCGTTTCACAGAACCTCCTGAGGTTGCTTCTGTAGGAATGCTTATCATCGCTATTATTGGGTTACTTGTGAATGTAGTAGTCGCTTGGATTCTTATGCGTGGAGATACGGAAGAAAATTTAAATGTAAGGGCAGCCTTTCTCCATGTTCTTGGAGATATGCTCGGGTCTGTTGGAGCCATTATTGCAGCCATTTTGATTATGGCATTTGGTTGGGGATGGGCAGATCCATTGGCCAGTGTCATCGTTGCACTATTAGTACTAATAAGTGGCTGGCGCGTTACGAAGGATTCTCTCCATGTATTAATGGAGGGAACTCCAAAAAATGTAAACCTGGATGATATTGTAGCAACATTAAACGGTGTACCAGGTCTTTCTAGCATTCATGATTTGCATGTATGGAGTATTACAAGCGGTCAAAATGCATTGTCCTGTCATGCTGTTGTCACTGAAAATATCTCCTTAATAGAGAGCCAAGCCATGTTACGAGATATAGAACACCTTCTGCAACATAAGGGGATTGGCCATATCACGATTCAATTAGAAAATGAAGAACATCCCCACGAGGATTCGATTATGTGTCAAATGGAAGAACAAGAAGGTCATACGCACCATCATCACGGTCACAGTCACTAA
- a CDS encoding ArsR/SmtB family transcription factor: MENHPEQNEAKDTEYKELDEETLFVVSQSFKALSDPTRIRILHLLFHKEYSVNEMADTLNLRQSTVSHQLRFLKNLRLVKYRREGTTLFYSHDDQHVMDILKQSINHALHH, encoded by the coding sequence ATGGAAAACCATCCAGAGCAAAACGAAGCAAAAGATACGGAATATAAGGAGTTAGATGAAGAAACCTTATTTGTTGTGTCTCAATCGTTCAAAGCTTTAAGTGACCCTACCCGCATTCGGATTCTTCATTTATTATTTCATAAAGAGTACTCTGTAAATGAAATGGCAGATACGTTAAATCTTCGTCAATCTACCGTTTCCCATCAGCTTCGTTTTTTAAAAAATCTTCGTTTAGTGAAGTATAGACGAGAAGGAACCACTTTGTTTTACTCCCATGATGATCAGCACGTCATGGATATTCTAAAGCAATCCATTAATCACGCCTTACACCATTAA
- a CDS encoding cytochrome ubiquinol oxidase subunit I — protein MENESVFFSRVLTELTLSFHIIYATIGVGVPLMIMLAQWLGIIKQDSHYILLARRWARGFVITVAVGVVTGTAIGLQLSLLWPNFMQLAGNVISLPLFMETFAFFFEAIFLGIYLYTWDRFENQRKHLLLLVPVAIGASFSAVFITIVNAFMNAPQGFDIVNGELVNIQPLVAIFNPAMPTKVAHVLSTAFMTSAFILASIGAYRMLKGSNHVYHRKAVFLTMKVGLVFSIATAIIGDLSGKYLAEYQPEKLAAAEWHFETEEGASLILYGILDNGEVKYELEIPYMLSVLAHGTPLAEVTGLEEFPKDETPPLYIHYLFDIMVTIGMWMVLLSLLYVIGIARKCGFVRTRLFHWLIVLGGPLSMIAIEAGWWMAEVGRQPWILRGIMRTEEAATTNPNVDLMLLLFCILYLVLAIGSIIVLTRMFRENPVEREIEDRNSEKDGGFYVT, from the coding sequence ATGGAAAACGAATCCGTCTTTTTTAGCCGTGTGTTAACAGAATTAACGTTATCCTTTCATATTATCTATGCTACGATTGGAGTCGGCGTCCCGTTGATGATTATGTTAGCGCAATGGCTTGGAATAATTAAACAAGATTCCCACTACATCCTTTTAGCACGTCGGTGGGCCCGTGGGTTTGTGATTACGGTTGCTGTTGGGGTTGTCACAGGAACTGCGATTGGATTGCAATTATCCTTACTTTGGCCAAATTTTATGCAGCTGGCCGGGAATGTAATCTCGCTTCCTTTATTCATGGAAACCTTCGCTTTTTTCTTTGAAGCTATTTTTCTAGGTATCTATTTATATACATGGGATCGTTTTGAGAATCAAAGAAAGCACCTGTTACTTTTAGTTCCTGTAGCAATTGGCGCGTCATTTTCCGCAGTTTTCATCACAATAGTGAATGCGTTTATGAACGCTCCTCAAGGCTTTGACATCGTAAATGGAGAACTCGTCAACATTCAACCACTTGTTGCGATTTTTAATCCAGCAATGCCTACGAAAGTAGCACATGTGCTATCCACAGCTTTTATGACCTCTGCGTTTATATTAGCTTCTATTGGAGCCTATCGTATGCTTAAAGGCTCCAATCATGTCTATCATCGAAAAGCCGTTTTTTTAACAATGAAAGTTGGACTAGTCTTTTCTATTGCCACTGCTATAATCGGGGATTTGTCCGGAAAATATTTAGCAGAATATCAGCCTGAAAAACTTGCTGCGGCAGAATGGCATTTTGAAACGGAAGAAGGAGCATCACTTATTCTATACGGGATTCTCGATAATGGTGAAGTGAAATATGAGCTAGAGATTCCTTATATGTTAAGTGTTCTAGCCCACGGAACTCCTTTGGCAGAGGTTACTGGACTGGAGGAATTTCCGAAAGATGAAACACCTCCATTATATATTCATTACCTGTTCGATATTATGGTCACGATTGGCATGTGGATGGTTCTTCTTTCTCTTCTTTATGTCATCGGAATAGCAAGAAAATGTGGATTTGTTCGGACAAGGTTATTTCACTGGCTCATCGTGCTCGGTGGTCCATTATCAATGATTGCGATTGAAGCTGGTTGGTGGATGGCTGAGGTAGGACGTCAACCGTGGATTCTAAGAGGAATTATGCGAACAGAAGAAGCCGCAACAACGAATCCAAATGTGGACCTTATGTTATTACTGTTTTGTATCCTATACCTTGTTCTGGCAATTGGAAGTATCATTGTTCTCACCAGAATGTTCCGTGAAAACCCTGTAGAGCGGGAGATTGAGGATCGCAATTCCGAAAAGGACGGTGGTTTCTATGTCACTTGA
- a CDS encoding cytochrome d ubiquinol oxidase subunit II yields the protein MSLEVIGISVLWLFLYGYVMVASIDFGAGFFHAYSTLVGKQHILTKIIQRYLSPVWEVTNVFLVFFFVGMVGFYPQTAYYYGTVLLVPVSLAIVLLAIRGSYYAFATYGKLKHNRYTYLYGLTGLLIPASLSIVFTISEGGFITEGNGNLALEYWTLFSSPLTWSIVVLSLSAVLYISAVFLTWYAKEAKDEQAAALMRKYALIWSGPTIITAFGILIEMKGHNLERYEQLLDYWWMFGISVLLFLGTVLLISERKYYGIAVLLLFGQFFFAFFGYGISHYPYLLYPFITVYNSFTNEATAISLIIAFIAGLCLLIPSLYLLFRLFILNKNYVQGKR from the coding sequence ATGTCACTTGAGGTTATTGGAATTTCCGTACTCTGGCTATTTTTATATGGGTACGTCATGGTTGCTTCTATTGACTTCGGTGCGGGGTTCTTTCATGCATATAGTACACTTGTTGGAAAACAACATATCTTAACGAAAATCATTCAGCGTTATCTGTCTCCTGTTTGGGAAGTAACGAATGTCTTTCTCGTTTTCTTTTTTGTAGGAATGGTCGGCTTCTATCCGCAAACAGCTTACTACTATGGAACCGTTCTACTTGTTCCAGTTAGTCTAGCAATTGTGTTGTTAGCAATCAGAGGATCCTACTATGCCTTTGCGACGTATGGGAAATTGAAGCATAACCGATATACGTATTTGTACGGGCTAACAGGATTACTAATCCCAGCTTCGCTTTCCATTGTGTTCACGATATCGGAAGGTGGTTTTATAACAGAAGGAAATGGAAACTTAGCACTTGAATATTGGACGTTATTTTCCAGTCCACTCACTTGGAGTATTGTGGTGCTTAGCTTATCCGCTGTCCTGTACATATCAGCTGTATTCCTAACGTGGTACGCAAAAGAAGCAAAGGATGAGCAAGCAGCAGCCTTAATGAGAAAATACGCACTGATATGGTCTGGACCAACGATTATTACGGCATTTGGAATCTTAATAGAAATGAAGGGACATAACCTAGAACGATATGAACAGCTACTGGACTATTGGTGGATGTTTGGCATTTCAGTACTTTTGTTTTTAGGTACCGTTCTTCTTATTAGTGAACGCAAGTATTACGGAATAGCCGTACTATTACTATTCGGTCAATTCTTTTTCGCCTTTTTCGGCTATGGAATTTCGCATTATCCGTATCTGTTATATCCATTTATTACGGTGTACAACAGTTTCACGAATGAAGCAACGGCAATATCCTTAATTATTGCGTTTATCGCAGGGCTCTGTTTATTAATTCCATCGCTTTATTTACTATTCCGTTTGTTTATTTTAAATAAAAACTATGTACAAGGTAAGCGGTAA
- the cydS gene encoding cytochrome bd oxidase small subunit CydS, producing the protein MESFLIFYAPFIIVGIAIFLSFWIITKDNVINK; encoded by the coding sequence ATGGAATCCTTTCTTATTTTTTATGCTCCATTTATCATTGTTGGAATTGCAATATTTCTTTCGTTTTGGATCATTACGAAGGATAACGTGATAAATAAATGA
- a CDS encoding GNAT family N-acetyltransferase: protein MEIRNVISSDYNVISPLINEWWGGRQMSDMLPKLFFVHFNNTSFIAEIDGEIVGFLIGFLSQSDTDVAYIHFVGVNPEYRKKLIGKQLYNEFFNEVIKNNRNVVRAVTSPVNKVSIAYHTKMGFNIDNGDKVVDGVSVFSDYDGPNQDRVLFVKRID, encoded by the coding sequence GTGGAAATACGCAATGTGATAAGTTCTGACTATAACGTAATCTCACCTTTGATTAACGAATGGTGGGGTGGAAGGCAAATGTCCGATATGTTGCCTAAGTTATTCTTTGTTCATTTTAATAATACAAGTTTTATTGCTGAAATAGATGGAGAAATTGTTGGCTTTTTAATTGGCTTTCTTTCTCAATCTGATACGGATGTGGCATACATACATTTTGTTGGAGTAAATCCTGAGTACCGTAAAAAACTAATAGGAAAGCAACTCTATAATGAATTTTTCAATGAGGTAATAAAGAATAATAGAAATGTCGTTCGTGCTGTAACTTCACCAGTAAATAAGGTCTCAATTGCTTATCATACCAAGATGGGATTTAATATTGATAATGGTGACAAAGTAGTTGATGGGGTGTCTGTTTTTTCCGATTACGATGGTCCAAATCAAGATAGGGTATTGTTTGTTAAGAGGATAGATTAA
- a CDS encoding carboxymuconolactone decarboxylase family protein — protein sequence MKRLDYYNLAPDGMEIMMQMEKYTKKSSVNRKIRELIKIRVSQINGCAYCLNMHTSDARKMGETEKRIYCLTTWHECDFYSPEEKVALELSEHITLIPTKRVPEELYKRVREHYNEKQYIDLVLITNQINSWNRISIAMGNTVTED from the coding sequence ATGAAAAGATTAGACTATTACAATTTAGCCCCAGATGGAATGGAAATTATGATGCAAATGGAGAAATACACTAAGAAATCTTCCGTCAACAGAAAAATTAGAGAACTTATTAAAATAAGGGTTTCTCAAATAAATGGGTGTGCATACTGCTTGAATATGCACACATCCGATGCACGAAAAATGGGTGAAACTGAAAAACGAATTTACTGTTTAACTACTTGGCATGAATGTGATTTCTATTCACCTGAAGAGAAAGTTGCTCTCGAACTATCTGAACATATTACTCTAATCCCTACTAAAAGAGTTCCAGAAGAACTATATAAACGAGTAAGGGAACATTACAATGAGAAACAATATATTGACCTTGTTCTTATTACTAATCAAATCAATAGTTGGAATAGAATTTCTATTGCAATGGGAAATACAGTAACTGAAGACTAA
- a CDS encoding CGNR zinc finger domain-containing protein encodes MNENIETVLSFLNTWEISNRDRVPFENLSTPQALQQFIQTHLGLTNSIDSLDEVRNFRNDLRSSIQTDLEEMINEWLIVRKIVPRVSHAMGKFKLGFSAPSKESVIDQVLIATLETIQDGDINRIKSCPDCKYFFFDKSKSNTKKWCSMNKNSPTGRACGTIAKVRRHREKNKK; translated from the coding sequence ATGAATGAAAATATTGAAACAGTTCTCTCCTTTTTAAACACTTGGGAGATTTCTAACAGGGATAGAGTCCCATTTGAGAATTTATCTACTCCCCAAGCACTTCAACAGTTTATACAAACCCATCTAGGGTTAACCAATAGTATTGATTCTTTAGATGAGGTCCGAAATTTTAGAAATGATCTAAGGAGTAGCATACAAACAGATTTGGAAGAGATGATAAATGAATGGTTGATAGTCAGAAAAATAGTACCAAGAGTCTCACATGCTATGGGAAAGTTCAAGTTGGGTTTTTCTGCTCCATCTAAAGAAAGTGTAATTGATCAGGTGTTAATCGCAACATTAGAAACGATCCAGGATGGGGACATCAACAGAATTAAAAGCTGTCCTGATTGCAAATATTTCTTCTTTGACAAATCGAAGAGCAATACTAAAAAATGGTGTAGCATGAATAAAAACAGTCCGACGGGTAGAGCTTGTGGGACAATCGCGAAAGTAAGAAGGCATCGAGAAAAAAACAAAAAGTAG
- a CDS encoding MFS transporter: MTKDIKVTLSSAFLLNFAGFAVFSFLAVYLSNVLHLSTVESGTVLSILTLSSRLLPFITGSIGDKYGFKRAMGIGLILRGLGFTALAFSYNFLSVSLSAFFIGVGAAFYEPSALAYFSKEKNIDLRKKHFIYLNLALNGGAIIGPLLGGVLLLMDPRVPFLISASIFFMLYIVQFITLSNGNKEERQDTVSFIKGFKQVARNKSFLLFCLSMTFFWFMFAQLTVGIPLHIYNLTNNEGFVSLVITINALTGLILMYFFKNHFIRTSHYTLLITGKITMITSLFFMGIYSNSYWVLFCVIIFTIGETFVLPSSDIAIGDFIEKRYHATFYGFFDLSFAIGATIGNYSGVLLLQRFPNSLIPWFIFSSIGTIGFFTLRSLLKSKKVITFKKDSIKA; encoded by the coding sequence ATGACCAAGGATATTAAAGTTACACTATCTTCTGCTTTTTTATTAAACTTTGCCGGATTTGCAGTTTTTTCATTCCTTGCTGTTTACTTATCCAATGTTTTACATTTGTCCACTGTAGAGTCTGGTACAGTTCTATCAATATTGACATTATCATCACGATTGTTGCCTTTTATCACCGGTAGTATTGGTGATAAATATGGTTTCAAGAGAGCAATGGGAATAGGGCTCATATTAAGGGGACTTGGTTTTACCGCACTTGCTTTTTCCTACAATTTTCTCAGTGTATCTTTATCCGCTTTTTTTATTGGAGTTGGCGCTGCATTTTATGAACCCTCTGCTTTAGCCTACTTCTCAAAAGAAAAAAATATAGATTTGCGTAAAAAACATTTTATTTATTTAAATTTAGCTCTAAATGGAGGTGCAATAATTGGTCCGTTATTGGGCGGGGTTCTTTTGTTAATGGATCCGAGAGTACCGTTTCTGATCAGTGCATCCATTTTCTTCATGTTATATATTGTTCAATTCATAACACTTAGCAACGGCAATAAGGAGGAGCGACAAGACACCGTTTCATTTATTAAGGGATTTAAGCAAGTTGCTCGAAACAAGAGTTTCCTTTTATTCTGTTTATCAATGACCTTCTTTTGGTTTATGTTTGCTCAGTTAACCGTGGGAATTCCACTCCACATTTATAACCTGACAAATAACGAGGGCTTCGTTTCTCTAGTCATAACAATTAATGCATTAACTGGATTAATTTTAATGTACTTTTTTAAAAATCATTTTATCCGAACTTCACATTATACTTTGTTGATTACTGGCAAGATCACTATGATAACTTCATTGTTCTTTATGGGCATATACTCAAATTCCTACTGGGTTCTCTTCTGCGTCATCATTTTTACCATTGGGGAAACTTTCGTCTTGCCCTCTTCCGATATTGCTATCGGGGATTTTATTGAGAAAAGATACCATGCAACTTTCTACGGGTTCTTTGATTTATCATTTGCAATAGGAGCCACAATAGGGAATTATTCAGGAGTCCTTTTGCTTCAAAGGTTTCCAAACTCTCTTATCCCCTGGTTTATTTTCTCGTCGATTGGTACAATTGGTTTTTTTACTTTGAGATCACTACTTAAAAGCAAAAAAGTGATTACTTTTAAAAAGGATTCAATAAAA